Genomic DNA from Trinickia violacea:
ACGCAAGGCACGCACGCGCGAATTGATCGAATTGGGCGGCATCGTCTCGATGGCCAATTTCCCCGTGGATCGTGGTGTATTGACCGGTGCGCTGTTATGGGTGCTTGACGAAATGAAGTCCGACGCGAGCGTCGAGGCCCAGCTCAAGAAGCGCGGCGACACCTTTATCGCCCAGCGCGAGAAAGAGCGGCAATTGGCTACGGCGGGCGAACCCGCGTAAATTCGGAGGCAGCAAAAATGCAGCTTGACCAACAAAGGCAGACGAAACTTGGCGTGGCGAAAACCACCGTGCCGATGCCGGATCGCGGCGAGTTCAAGATGCTCGAAGCACTCGTGTCGGAAGCGGTGCAGGGCGCGCTTGTATCT
This window encodes:
- a CDS encoding conjugal transfer protein TraD; the protein is MLLELATIEQPTKQEIKQLDALVRLEKVNQKAEEAKAEVARMMAERRDQVRKARTRELIELGGIVSMANFPVDRGVLTGALLWVLDEMKSDASVEAQLKKRGDTFIAQREKERQLATAGEPA